One stretch of Nicotiana tabacum cultivar K326 chromosome 18, ASM71507v2, whole genome shotgun sequence DNA includes these proteins:
- the LOC107792113 gene encoding uncharacterized protein LOC107792113 isoform X1: MESDDDYQSFPLPEEASPEIRRPRFKRLKKALEASKNQHPPPTMPIDEVFDFPKVDFAKLEALEASKTLEEDSADSTELVSSSLGSEEETRSESGFEEKGGESREELEALEASRTQEDSADSTELVSPHNIEDEKGGEDVLVSSEQNKEVKRFLDFGEDDDQSRGKEHETSREVGEDLESGDVAKEMEDLDMEKLGTQQDVEGDGDLKEDDKTKKKKKKRTKGDIGSEAKSKELASNKRREAKERKIFLQQLHVDTQRLLRESKDATFKPVPVIHKPISSVLEKIRKRKLEVLKNRTGMLSGNSSIHKISASSEVMMELGAKNAYSEEQRVDKLDIELGEKVDVNGIEMDRTTDTSNIDGISVSPITRSSEIAPDQMALDEMPNAVFRAPVDDTQDLFDDSEQTGSKDEMLDDPASSPLEEVMAPSLLALNLKFDSAPPDESSSDEEDNDKENVNPYTKEGGDGCSSPKGDPVKAFVDDEAEEEDDSDNDLLRFGDEEDEDIDDSAELHDIIATDYKENPVDKEKRNELHQKWLEQQDAAGTENLLQRLKCGVEQKETMLVDDELESDECDEEVNNVTDTDAIPKSSARLNSKKAKQIIMQMFVDKDEVYLSDEDEETEKRLVKQRMLYNSELTTVVSPIEDESSSELFGLIKKLNTVPDNKRKAKASSFFDTVLRDQKKKSSLKSSFLGRVTNHLPLSHKQSSTIVRSFIFGRDDSNSRSSMSEDSSDMIVKENLPIKNSTTKFGNFQAKSSSQGKNAAAGTSAAAPLFDILKRSSAASNVCSRDVLLDLPKPLLADLRVSKRSLKAEGKR, from the exons ATGGAAAGTGACGACGATTATCAGTCCTTCCCGTTGCCGGAGGAGGCTTCTCCGGAGATCCGACGTCCTAGATTCAAGCGTTTGAAGAAAGCTCTAGAAGCTTCCAAAAATCAACATCCTCCCCCAACTATGCCAATAGACGAAGTGTTTGACTTTCCTAAGGTTGATTTTGCAAAATTGGAAGCTCTAGAAGCTTCCAAAACCCTAGAAGAAGATTCTGCTGATTCAACTGAACTTGTATCATCATCACTGGGCAGCGAGGAAGAGACAAGATCTGAGTCTGGCTTTGAGGAAAAGGGTGGAGAGAGTAGGGAAGAATTGGAAGCTTTAGAAGCTTCCAGAACCCAGGAAGATTCTGCTGATTCAACTGAACTCGTGTCACCACACAACATCGAGGATGAAAAGGGCGGTGAGGATGTTCTCGTTTCTAGCGAGCAGAACAAAGAGGTTAAAAGATTTCTGGATTTTGGTGAGGATGATGATCAGTCTCGTGGGAAAGAACATGAAACGAGTAGGGAAGTTGGGGAAGATTTGGAATCTGGTGACGTGGCAAAGGAGATGGAGGATTTGGATATGGAGAAATTGGGAACACAACAAGATGTTGAAGGAGATGGGGATCTGAAGGAAGATGACAaaacgaaaaagaagaagaagaagagaactaAAGGTGACATTGGTAGTGAAGCGAAGTCGAAAGAATTGGCTTCGAACAAAAGAAGAGAAGCAAAG GAGAGAAAAATATTTCTTCAGCAGCTTCATGTTGATACTCAGCGACTATTGCGAG AAAGTAAGGATGCAACATTTAAGCCTGTACCTGTTATACATAAGCCTATATCCTCTGTTTTGGAGAAGATTCGGAAAAGGAAGCTCGAGGTCTTGAAAAA CAGGACTGGGATGCTAAGCGGCAACAGTTCCATTCACAAGATTAGTGCTTCAAGTGAGGTTATGATGGAATTAGGTGCAAAGAATGCATATTCCGAAGAGCAGAGAGTTGACAAACTGGACATAGAGTTGGGAGAGAAGGTGGATGTAAATGGCATAGAAATGGATAGGACTACAGATACCTCTAATATTGATGGAATTTCGGTATCTCCAATTACTAGAAGCAGTGAAATTGCTCCTGATCAAATG GCTTTGGATGAAATGCCCAACGCTGTATTTAGAGCTCCAGTTGATGACACTCAG GATCTATTTGATGACTCTGAACAAACAGGCAGTAAGGATGAGATGCTTGATGACCCGGCCTCTAGTCCTTTGGAAGAAGTAATGGCACCATCTCTCCTTGCTTTGAACTTGAAGTTCGATTCTGCCCCTCCAGATGAAAG ttccTCAGATGAGGAGGACAATGACAAGGAGAATGTAAATCCATATACAAAAGAAGGCGGTGATGGCTGCAGTTCTCCAAAGGGAGACCCAGTTAAAGCATTTGTTGATGATGAAGCGGAGGAAGAAGATGACAGTGATAATGACCTATTACGGTTCGGCGATGAAGAAGACGAAGATATTGATGATTCTGCTGAACTCCATGATATTATTGCCACTGATTACAAAGAAAATCCAGTTGATAAAGAAAAGCGGAATGAACTTCATCAAAAGTGGCTTGAGCAGCAGGATGCTGCTGGAACTGAGAATTTGCTGCAACGGTTAAAATGTGGTGTAGAACAAAAAGAGACAATGTTGGTCGATGATGAACTAGAAAGCGATGAGTGTGATGAAGAGGTCAATAATGTCACTGACACGGATGCAATACCTAAAAGTTCTGCTCGACTAAATTCAAAAAAGGCAAAGCAAATAATAATGCAGATGTTTGTGGATAAAGATGAGGTTTACTTATCTGATGAAGATGAGGAAACTGAAAAGAGGCTTGTAAAGCAGCGCATGCTATATAACTCT GAGCTGACAACAGTAGTATCACCTATTGAGGATGAAAGTTCCAGTGAGTTATTTGGACTTATAAAGAAGCTTAATACTGTGCCTGAcaataaaagaaaagcaaaagcaTCCT CGTTCTTTGATACAGTGCTAAGGgaccaaaagaagaaaagctcTCTGAAG TCCTCTTTTCTTGGACGAGTTACAAATCATCTTCCATTGTCCCATAAACAAAGTTCAACCATAGTTCGTTCTTTCATCTTTGGACGGGATGACAGCAATAGCCGAAGCTCAATGTCAGAGGATTCTTCAGATATG ATCGTGAAAGAAAACCTTCCAATCAAGAATAGTACAACAAAGTTTGGTAACTTCCAAGCCAAATCAAGCAGCCAAGGTAAAAATGCTGCTGCGGGAACATCAGCTGCTGCCCCCTTATTTGATATACTAAAGCGATCTTCAGCAGCATCTAACGTTTGTTCTCGAGATGTTTTGCTTGACCTTCCTAAACCTCTCCTTGCTGATCTTAGAGTTTCAAAGAGGTCACTAAAGGCAGAAGGAAAAAGATAG
- the LOC107792113 gene encoding uncharacterized protein LOC107792113 isoform X2 codes for MESDDDYQSFPLPEEASPEIRRPRFKRLKKALEASKNQHPPPTMPIDEVFDFPKVDFAKLEALEASKTLEEDSADSTELVSSSLGSEEETRSESGFEEKGGESREELEALEASRTQEDSADSTELVSPHNIEDEKGGEDVLVSSEQNKEVKRFLDFGEDDDQSRGKEHETSREVGEDLESGDVAKEMEDLDMEKLGTQQDVEGDGDLKEDDKTKKKKKKRTKGDIGSEAKSKELASNKRREAKERKIFLQQLHVDTQRLLRESKDATFKPVPVIHKPISSVLEKIRKRKLEVLKKTGMLSGNSSIHKISASSEVMMELGAKNAYSEEQRVDKLDIELGEKVDVNGIEMDRTTDTSNIDGISVSPITRSSEIAPDQMALDEMPNAVFRAPVDDTQDLFDDSEQTGSKDEMLDDPASSPLEEVMAPSLLALNLKFDSAPPDESSSDEEDNDKENVNPYTKEGGDGCSSPKGDPVKAFVDDEAEEEDDSDNDLLRFGDEEDEDIDDSAELHDIIATDYKENPVDKEKRNELHQKWLEQQDAAGTENLLQRLKCGVEQKETMLVDDELESDECDEEVNNVTDTDAIPKSSARLNSKKAKQIIMQMFVDKDEVYLSDEDEETEKRLVKQRMLYNSELTTVVSPIEDESSSELFGLIKKLNTVPDNKRKAKASSFFDTVLRDQKKKSSLKSSFLGRVTNHLPLSHKQSSTIVRSFIFGRDDSNSRSSMSEDSSDMIVKENLPIKNSTTKFGNFQAKSSSQGKNAAAGTSAAAPLFDILKRSSAASNVCSRDVLLDLPKPLLADLRVSKRSLKAEGKR; via the exons ATGGAAAGTGACGACGATTATCAGTCCTTCCCGTTGCCGGAGGAGGCTTCTCCGGAGATCCGACGTCCTAGATTCAAGCGTTTGAAGAAAGCTCTAGAAGCTTCCAAAAATCAACATCCTCCCCCAACTATGCCAATAGACGAAGTGTTTGACTTTCCTAAGGTTGATTTTGCAAAATTGGAAGCTCTAGAAGCTTCCAAAACCCTAGAAGAAGATTCTGCTGATTCAACTGAACTTGTATCATCATCACTGGGCAGCGAGGAAGAGACAAGATCTGAGTCTGGCTTTGAGGAAAAGGGTGGAGAGAGTAGGGAAGAATTGGAAGCTTTAGAAGCTTCCAGAACCCAGGAAGATTCTGCTGATTCAACTGAACTCGTGTCACCACACAACATCGAGGATGAAAAGGGCGGTGAGGATGTTCTCGTTTCTAGCGAGCAGAACAAAGAGGTTAAAAGATTTCTGGATTTTGGTGAGGATGATGATCAGTCTCGTGGGAAAGAACATGAAACGAGTAGGGAAGTTGGGGAAGATTTGGAATCTGGTGACGTGGCAAAGGAGATGGAGGATTTGGATATGGAGAAATTGGGAACACAACAAGATGTTGAAGGAGATGGGGATCTGAAGGAAGATGACAaaacgaaaaagaagaagaagaagagaactaAAGGTGACATTGGTAGTGAAGCGAAGTCGAAAGAATTGGCTTCGAACAAAAGAAGAGAAGCAAAG GAGAGAAAAATATTTCTTCAGCAGCTTCATGTTGATACTCAGCGACTATTGCGAG AAAGTAAGGATGCAACATTTAAGCCTGTACCTGTTATACATAAGCCTATATCCTCTGTTTTGGAGAAGATTCGGAAAAGGAAGCTCGAGGTCTTGAAAAA GACTGGGATGCTAAGCGGCAACAGTTCCATTCACAAGATTAGTGCTTCAAGTGAGGTTATGATGGAATTAGGTGCAAAGAATGCATATTCCGAAGAGCAGAGAGTTGACAAACTGGACATAGAGTTGGGAGAGAAGGTGGATGTAAATGGCATAGAAATGGATAGGACTACAGATACCTCTAATATTGATGGAATTTCGGTATCTCCAATTACTAGAAGCAGTGAAATTGCTCCTGATCAAATG GCTTTGGATGAAATGCCCAACGCTGTATTTAGAGCTCCAGTTGATGACACTCAG GATCTATTTGATGACTCTGAACAAACAGGCAGTAAGGATGAGATGCTTGATGACCCGGCCTCTAGTCCTTTGGAAGAAGTAATGGCACCATCTCTCCTTGCTTTGAACTTGAAGTTCGATTCTGCCCCTCCAGATGAAAG ttccTCAGATGAGGAGGACAATGACAAGGAGAATGTAAATCCATATACAAAAGAAGGCGGTGATGGCTGCAGTTCTCCAAAGGGAGACCCAGTTAAAGCATTTGTTGATGATGAAGCGGAGGAAGAAGATGACAGTGATAATGACCTATTACGGTTCGGCGATGAAGAAGACGAAGATATTGATGATTCTGCTGAACTCCATGATATTATTGCCACTGATTACAAAGAAAATCCAGTTGATAAAGAAAAGCGGAATGAACTTCATCAAAAGTGGCTTGAGCAGCAGGATGCTGCTGGAACTGAGAATTTGCTGCAACGGTTAAAATGTGGTGTAGAACAAAAAGAGACAATGTTGGTCGATGATGAACTAGAAAGCGATGAGTGTGATGAAGAGGTCAATAATGTCACTGACACGGATGCAATACCTAAAAGTTCTGCTCGACTAAATTCAAAAAAGGCAAAGCAAATAATAATGCAGATGTTTGTGGATAAAGATGAGGTTTACTTATCTGATGAAGATGAGGAAACTGAAAAGAGGCTTGTAAAGCAGCGCATGCTATATAACTCT GAGCTGACAACAGTAGTATCACCTATTGAGGATGAAAGTTCCAGTGAGTTATTTGGACTTATAAAGAAGCTTAATACTGTGCCTGAcaataaaagaaaagcaaaagcaTCCT CGTTCTTTGATACAGTGCTAAGGgaccaaaagaagaaaagctcTCTGAAG TCCTCTTTTCTTGGACGAGTTACAAATCATCTTCCATTGTCCCATAAACAAAGTTCAACCATAGTTCGTTCTTTCATCTTTGGACGGGATGACAGCAATAGCCGAAGCTCAATGTCAGAGGATTCTTCAGATATG ATCGTGAAAGAAAACCTTCCAATCAAGAATAGTACAACAAAGTTTGGTAACTTCCAAGCCAAATCAAGCAGCCAAGGTAAAAATGCTGCTGCGGGAACATCAGCTGCTGCCCCCTTATTTGATATACTAAAGCGATCTTCAGCAGCATCTAACGTTTGTTCTCGAGATGTTTTGCTTGACCTTCCTAAACCTCTCCTTGCTGATCTTAGAGTTTCAAAGAGGTCACTAAAGGCAGAAGGAAAAAGATAG